The sequence below is a genomic window from Ignavibacteriota bacterium.
CAGTATATCGCGGGGCTTAAAACAAGAGAAATCGTAGCTCAGTATGATGCAGCTAAGAAGTTGTTTGATTTGGAAAAGAAAAAGATATCAGGGCAGCTTGAAAGTTATCAAATAAATACTGATTTAAAAAGATTGCAAGAGGGACGAGAGAAGTCAATGATTGATGAGGTAGCATTACTCAATACTAAACGAAAGGCTCTCGAGGATGAGAAAACTGCTTTACTGGAAATTTATAAAGTTAGACAAGACAATGATGGCAATATTATTGACATCGGTGTTTCAATTGGAAAAAATCAAAAGAGAAGCGAAATAATAGAGGAACTCAATAGTACTTTAAGCTCATTAAATAACTCAATCACTAAAAATGATATTAATGAATTAGAATTGAGAGCAAAAGTTAAGTTATCTAACGAGGAGCTTAACGAGCAAATTCGTAAATTAGAGTTAGAACAATTGAAATTTGATATTGACTTTGGATTTAAAGACAAAGACAGTTTGGTCGAATTTCTGGAAGAAGACATGGATTTAATCAAAAAGAATATACAGGAAAAACAAGATGAACTGTATAAATATCAGGATCAATTAAAAGCAGTTGCCGGAGATTCTGATTTAGATTCAACTGCTCTCGAATACGAAATATCCCAGATTCAAAAGCAATTGATTGATTTGCAGTCAAAAGAAATAGCATCAAAACGAACCATCGAACAGGAGAAACGAGCATTACGTGAATCTTCATTAAGAGATTTACAGGAAAAGCACGCTCAGGAATTAGAGGAGATAGAAACCCATGCCAACGCCACTAAAGAAATAATGGATATCGCATTAAAAGCAGTCGATGCCGGGCTCTCAAAAAAATCTGAAAAAAATAAAAATAACGAACTTACTAAATTAGAAAGTCAGAAAGAAAATGCAATCATATCTGAACAATATTTCAATAAACGCAAAGAAGAAATCGAAGCAGAGCATAACCGCACACTTAAGAATATCCAAGAGGCTCAGCGAGGTGCAGAATTGGAGGCGGAGAGAATTCAAACACAAAGGATACTTGAGGAAAAGAAGAAAAGAATTGAATTAGAAAGAAGTACATTAGATGAAAATCTTGACAAAGAACGGTATCAGGATTTAACTAAGCAGTTGTCTGAACTTGAAGGACAACTGAAGACTAAAGGCAGTTTACTTGAAACATATTCCCTTGAACTTCAAGGTAATATGGGAGAAATATTTGCCAATCTTCTCGGTGGGGACAATGAAGCATTAAAAGAATCTGCTAAGGATATGTTTGCTTTCGTAGCAGGAATACTTAAAAAGGCAGCGGCTGCTACTGCTACCAAGTTAATATTAGATCAACTCACCTTGACTCCTGGGGGTTTTCTTGCATTAGTTGCAACTCCAGGTATAACAGCCTTTGTAAATGTTGCTATATCCAAAATACTCGACCCAATACTATCTCAAATTACTTCATTCTCGACAGGCGGACGCGTTGATGAACCGACACTCGCAATAGTAGGCGATGCATCACGCTCAAGAGGCGGACGCGACACAGAGTGGATTACACGTGACGATCAATTAATGTTCATTATAAACCTTGCTATAGCAAGATACCTTGATAAATTTGAGAACTCCATCAGACCATTGATGTATAATTTGGATATGAAAAATCAAAAAATGAGCAGTTTAAGTGTGAATGAGTTTGGAAGTTTGATTGACAACAATTACAATGCTCTAACAAAGATGCATCATTCAATTAAAGGTATTGATGAATCTTTAAAATTCTTACCTCAGAATATCAAAGACAATTTAACTGCTGACAAAATCATTAAGATTTCAATTGAATCAGTAGAAATCAAAGGTTTGACTGATTCATATAATAAAGGAGAAATAGGTGAGGATGACTATATCGTCAAGTTATCCGAAAAGCAAAGAAATATAAAGAGCTATGCCGGTAGTTCAGGCTTTCTTTATCAACCGGAGCTTGCATATATAGGAGATGCAGGCGTTAACAATCCGGAAATAGTTTTAAATAATCCCGACCTTAAGGCTCTTGTGGCATCAGTTGGTAGCCAAAGTAATGCAGCAGTTGTTAAAGAACTTGGGGAAGTAGAAAAACTGCTGCATCAAATGCTACAAAAAGATACAGACATATATCTGGACTCAAGGAAAGTTACAGACGAAGTTCAAAGAGAATTCAACAGGCGTAGAATCAAGAACAATTAAACAATCCCTTCACCCAACTTCATATACTCCATGATAGCACTCTGAAAAGGGTGCTTTTTTTTGAAATATTTTTCAGCTATGATTTTTCCTTGAATATGATAAACCATATTGCGACAGATATTCAGTTATTTTTTTGCTGTCGGTCGTGTTCAGGGGGGAATTGCTTAAGAGCTTTTTCCCGAGTCCCTGTCGTGTCATACCGATTGCCTCTGAAATTTTAGTAGAAGGTATCAATTTTACTAATAATTTCAAGTCTTCTGTTTCAATCATGTTATAATTCCTTAGTAGTTAAATTAAAAGTTTTGATTGCTTTAGTGCTTAGCAATGCCGCTATATAGTCATAGCAGTCAGTATTTAAAGCCATAATGCCAAAAGTTGCATATTTGTCATTTGCACCATAAAGGCAAAACCCAGCCTCATTAGAGCCATGAATAATATTTTGCGTTGCTTTTTTGTCAGCAACTTCGACATCGAAAGTAATAATCATTGACTTTCTCATATTATACCTCTATATACCATCTTTTAGCTGATGAATCCCACTCAGCTCCGACGGCAAGAAAATCGTTATCATAATTCAGATTATAATAATAATCAACGACGTTGCCGTTACTATCTACAAAAGCATCTTTAGCGATGTCATTACTGACTAAGCCGTCTGCAGTAAAAACCTCTTGAACCACGTGATAAGCTCTCATTTCTAATCTCCAAAAATTATTTAACAAAAAATATATGTATATCATCAACACTTTCAATCAATTCAACTTCGTCAGCACTAAAACAAACACCGTCACCAGCGAAGTAAGCACTTTCAATTTCAACTCTTGCATCATCTAAATTGTCAGAACTAAGCTCTACAAAAGACAAACCATGACCTGCGTTCACATTATCAACTAAAACATAATAACCTTCATAAAGTTCACGAATATCCGCACTTCTTAACTCGTCGCCCCACAACTCCATACCTGAAATATACAAAGGCATATCATTTTCTAAACAATTCTGGATACCTGCTTCAAGTTCGTCCGCTGTACAAAACAAACCTTCTTGACCAAAATTCCAGCTTGACCAATTCCGTGCTAAGTCATTTTGTATGTGTCCGCTTTTTCTTGCTAACAGTTTCATTTCATTCTCCAAAAGTTATAAAAAAATTAAATTGTAAATTAATTACAATACAAAAGTAAATAAAAGTTTGCATATATGCAAATTATTTTTTACTTTTTTCACTTTTTTTTAAAATATTTTTAAAATTATTTTATTTCTATTGAATGTGAAGTAAGGTATTTTTGTAATATGTTTTTTAATCATTATCGGAGAACTAAAATGAATTATGAAGATTTAAGAATTATTTCCGGATTAATTCCATTAACCAGATTTTCGCAATTACTCAATATATCCTTGTTTGATTTATTAAATAAAGATGAAAACCTTACCGAAGATGAACTTCTAAATGTTAATCATCTTCTAAGGTCGCACGGGCTATTTTTCAACAGGACCGCATTTAATGATTTTTTGTTTGAAAAAATGTACTCTATCGATAAAATTGGTTGATTTTATGTGCCGTTTGTGTGCCATTCATTTGCAACTTTTTAATACTTTACGCTACATAATGCAACATCTTTACAAAATTAAAAAAGTCTGAAGATAAGCACTAATACTAACGAAAAAAGGCTGTGATTGATTTCACAGCCTTTCTAAATTTTACGTGGTCAGAGAGGGAGTTGAACCATTGGCAGATTTTGTAAATAATAAATTATACAACGGTTTACGAAGTTGAAGAAAATCATTGTGCGATAATTTGAATAATTTATAGCTTTTCAAGCTCTTTTTTGAGCTCGCTCAGCTTTAATTTTGTGATGTAATTTTTTGATTGTACTTGGGTGGTATGACCCAAAATTTGGGCTGCAACTTTTATATTGATACCGCTATCTATGAGTTTGTTTTCGAAATATTTACGGATTGAATGAAAACCCCTGGCTTTTAATTTAAGTGCTCTGCATGCTTTGACAAGTTTTGTATGCGGATAATCGGTTATTTGATATTTTATAGGTTTAGGTTTTGATTTAAGGTGTTTGACCAATAGGGCTAACTCACTGCCCTCAAGCACAGGGATTTGACGCAAATATCCACCTTTGCCGTGTACTTGAAGGTAATCTTTATGTAAATCTTCTCTTTTTAAATTGATGACTTCTTGAATTCGTAATCCGGTTAATGCAATCAGTTTGATTATTGAGTGCATTTCAGACCCTTGCTCGAAGTGGTTTAATAATGCATCTATCTCAACATCTGTGAACTGGGTCGGTGTGAGCTGTACAGATTTGGGCATTAATGAGGAATTGACGGGGTTTTTATCTATAAAATTATTGCTGACAAGGTAATTAAAAAATACTGATAAGAGCTGAAGCGATTTATTGATAGTGTTGACGTGCAATTTACTCTTAGAAATCTGCTCTATCAGATGTTTTTTTAAACGGTCAGGGTCGTCGGTTGTTAAATCATAATCAAGCCAGTGGCTAAATGACTGCTTATATTTTTTCACAGTCGAGAGTGTAACTGATTTGGATTTAAGGTTAAGAAAATCTTCGAATAAATCACCTATTAAGATTGATTTGACCGAACCAAGAACAATTTTATCATGAAGTATTTCAAGCATACGCAAGGCACGTTGGCGATTATTCAGGTGCCATATTAAACCTGTGCTGCGACGCACTTCTTTACCTTTGAAATGCACATGCATATAAATACTGTTACCACGTTTTTTAAGGTAAGCATAGCGGAACAGCGGATGAGGAATTATATCTGTATCTGATTTACGACGACTCATTTCTTTTTATGCTGCCAGCACAATGAATCAATATCGTAAGTAGTTCGTTTGCATTGAGCACCCTTTAAAGTGATGGCTGTGCAGCGAACCGGAGACATTAAAGCCTTGTTTTGATTGCTTTTTGCTTCATCTCTGACAGTCGAACAGGATGATATGACGATAAGCAATATGATTGCAAATTTTTTCATCTCAATTAGCACAAAAGACAAATAAACTCTGGATAGCAGGGTTTAGTATTCTAAATGTGCCTTTATACATTGGAAATGCAAAGTATGTATGACTTTTATTATCGCAACGGGTTATTCTCCATTGCGGGTTGTAGTCTTTGAATCTGTAATATTCCAATATATCTACTTTGTAATCCGGTTGCATGACATTAATCCTATTTTTAGGGTCAGAGATGCAAATGAACTCTGACCCATCTGTTAAGTTTTAATAAGTTCCAATTATTTCCCAATCTCCTTCTTCCCCATCTTTCCAGTGATATTTGCGGAATGTGACCACCATTTGATTTTGTACCATCACGCCTAATCTGTTTTGAGCTTCATATTCTATTTTAACATTTGCTACACTATAAGGTGTATTATCGTGTTCCGAAACAGCTTTTAGCAGTTCAAATTCACGGCGTCCTTGAGCTGTCGCTGTATCAATATTATTTTCATCAAGTCCCGCAGCCTTAGCCATTGGATTGTCATAACCTACAGTATCTATAATTGATATATTTTTCTTGTCTAATTTAGCAAACTTAGCACTGCTCGGTGAGACTAATTGCTTTTTAACATGCTCTACAGCTAAATCATACAGCTCTGACTCAGGCGATTTGCCGCAAGAAACTATAATTAAAAATGATATAAAAATGTAATAATATCTTTTCATAATTCACCTTTTTTATTTTTATCAATATATTCACTGACTATTTTTAATATTTTATCTACATCGTTGAACATTTTGAATGATCGCTGTATGTATAATAATGCGATAATAAAAAAACCTATGCCAATTACAGCCGTAACGATGCCAATTAACTCATCCATAAAATACTCCCATAATTATTTAATAAAACCATTTATATATTCTACTAATAGAACAAATTTATCACGTTCCGGAATATTGTAATTAAGAACCGTAGCAACTTTTTCTTCCACCAATTGTTCATTTCGTGTTCTTACCATACCGGCACTCAATGAATAATAGGGTTGTAAATGCTCATTGCAATATATTTCATCGAGCATATTACCTTCTCCTTTAATATACCAGTCAACATTCAAACCGTATTTAGATAAAAATTCCAATACTTCATGTTTTGTTATAATATGTTCCGAGCTTGACAAATATTTGCTAAAATAAGAAGATTCACGCCCTAATTCGACTGACAAATCACTTGCTTTTTTTCCTATTTTCTGAAAAAACGCCCTAAGCCTCATATTTGGAGTAATTACATCATTCATAATGCACCTTGAAATTCTCTGATAATTAAAAAACGTTAACCAAATTACGTAGAAGATGATACGTAGTTACCCTGATTTTTACATAATTTAGGAAAAAAAACAATTTTTTGAAAAAAAAACTTGCACAGATTGTTTTTTTTCCTTACTTTTACAATTGTTATTGTTGCAGAAACAAAAAACACTAAAAAGAAAACAAAATGCAACAAAAACAAAACTCAAAAAAAGTTCTTTGAATATCAGCAGAGTAAGCTCATAAACTGAAAACTGATTAAATAATGGAAAGGGGCGTTGTGCACCCGGAATGATTTCGCAAAGTCCGGTGTTGTTCCCCCTTCCTCATTATAAAGAACTATGTTCATTGACAATTGAAATAATGCGATACAAAAAATTATAAAATTAAATTCTTCAGGGCGTGGACTCGCACTCTACGCTCTGATTTAAAATTAAATTATTATATCAATAAGGAAAAATTTAATGAACAATGAACCAGTTGAAAATGATACTGAGCAAAATCCTGTGATGGGGTTCAGAATTTCTTCTAAATCTATTGAAAGATTAGACAAAATTGCAGAACAAAATCTCAGGTCGAGAGCAAATATGGCACTCTACATCATCGAAAAGTATTTAAGTAAATACGACGAGATGCAAAGAGACCCTTTTGCTGCCGCTCAATAATCGCACATACAAAAATATGAATAATTTTTGACATACGCAAATTATTTGCGTACATTTTGTACGTATATTTTATACGTACATTTTATACGTACATTTTATACGGAAATCAAACAAATAATATTGTTTTTCAATTCTATTTTTAAAGGTATCTATATGCTTAATATAGAAAATATAAAAAAATATGCTACTCCAAGCCGAAAAAAATACAAAATCACATTAAACCTATCTTCACAAATTTATGATAAATTCAATAAATTAAAAGATATTACTATGATTCAGGATAGCACGGCTTTGCTGAGAGCACTAATCGTTACTGCTTACGAAGAAGCAGTACAGGAAGGAGTTAAATATGAATCAAACACAGACAATCAAGCTTGATGAGCTTGAAATATCTAAAAAGTTTCAATCCAGAGCGGCTATTTCGCAAGATGTAATTGATGAATATGCTTACGCTTTGAGGTTAGGAACTGAACTGCCGCCGATGACAGTATTTCTTGACTCAGCGAAATACTATCTCGTTGACGGTTATCACAGATACTACGCACACAAAAAAGCAGGCAATACTGCTGCAGTTTGCGAAGTACATTACGGAACAGAGCGTGACGCTATTCTTTATGCTGCAGGTGCCAATGCAAAGCATGGACTGAACAGAACCAACGAGGATAAGAGAAAAGCAGTGATGACTCTGCTGAATGACACTGACTGGGCGCAGTGGAGTAATTATAAAATTGCTACTCATTGTAGTGTTTCAGAGGGTTACGTCAGACTATTAAGGGATGCAATTATTGGCGATACTTCGTATATACGAAGTATGAAATCAGAAACCGGAGAGGATATACAAAGTGATACTACGTATATACGTAGTATGAGATCAGAAGACCAAGAGGAAAAAGAAGATATAAACTCCCTTGGATTGCGTCGTTTCACCCACTCGGAAGCCTCGAAGAATTTGACTGCCTTTGCATCCGGCTGGCAAGACCCTGATGATGGTCCTGAACCACGCAAAAGAGTTTATATACATCCTAAGACCGGACGGCAAACGATGATGGATGTATCGAATATAGGCAAGAAAAAGAAAAAAGAGAAAAAACCTTATGAAGTCGGGCATGAAGGATATGAGCCACAGGAAATAGTAAGGAGTGTCCCTGTACTGGTTCCAAATCGAATTGAGCAAGAAGATGAAGACCCTGAGCCTATATCTCATAAAAACCCTTATCTTGCATATTCATACAACACTTATGACAATGTAAGAATTTTGAATATCAAAAAAGAAGTACCGCCTATTGATTACGCCAAAGCTGCAAATATGCAATTCTCTGAGCATGATCATTACAGGATACTTCATGATATGACAAGAAAAGAGCTTGAGATATTCAGTTTTGACCCTGAAAGTGAATTTTCAGAAGTTACAGAAGTCCCGGGTAAATTCAGACTGTCACCTGCGACTATGAAGAAGATTGAAGAGTTGGGCTTTAATTACGATGAATATATAAAAGCCTGCGTACCGCCATCGCGATTCGACAAAATACTGATAGTATTTAAAGAAACGGCACCGAGTTATCGCCATAAACCGGATAACGACGCAGAAATTCTTAAACCTTATTTCATAAAAGAAGTACTGCCGGATTGCAATTTAGATGACGAGTACCGAGACCAGCTCGTTGGTACAAAATACTTCAATTCAACTGTCTTTTTAAATCATATTGCAGCTCTTGAGACGCCGACTAAAATTGAGCGGTGTATAGCAGAAATACGACACGGCGGAGTCCGACATATATGGGAATTTCATCACATGCCATCAACCTTTGATGCTATTGACAGAGATGACCCTGACGGATACAGGCTGGGTGATATGAACTATAAAAAAGACAAAGAAGTTGAGAGATTTTTAAGGGAAATGCTTGCAAGGTTCGACTTCATACGTGAAAGGACACGAAACGCACGCATACATCAGATTTTAAATTTATTTGAAACACATCTTGAATTAATTATTCCATAAATGAAAAACCTTGTCTGGGGAAGCAAACAAGGTTCTTTCAATTCAAAAACTATTAAGGAAACTTATAATATGGACGCAGAATTTAAAAGATTATTGCCGCTTCCAATCCGGAAATATTTGGATTCGGCGGCAGTAATTATAAGTCAAATCTCGCCCGAGCTTTGGGATGAAGCAATAGGATATCTAATCATTAAGCTCAAGACGAAGCAAGCCATAAGACGCGGGCATCCGCTATTTGCAGAGAAATTTGTTTGCGATGTCAAAACTCATATACGTGAGATGAGCAAAGGCAGCAGGTATATAATCAGAAGGAATCAAATCTATGCTGACTAAAAAACAAGCGGCAGATAAATTAGGTGTTTCGACGCGGACCATCGAAAGGTATGAAGCAAACGGAATTATCAGACCTGTAAAGCTGCTACTGAGAAGCAACGGCAATTATACTAAAAGGTATAAAGAAAAAGAACTATTAAAAATATTAGAAGGAAATTAATTATGAATATAAGATATTTAGCGGAGAGTGGGCTTGGCAAACTCTTGGATACAGTTAAACATTTATGTAAAATACGTCAAGCCCCCGCTTTTAAACCTGTAAGACTGCCTGTAAAGCCTCATCCATACTGGTATCTTCTCAGGAATGAAAAGAGGATTACTGAATTAGCAGTAATCGCAACGACTGCTATAACTGTAATTGTTTTATTAATCAAAAATTTGGGGTAAGAAAATGTTATCAAATGAATCAATGAATCAAATAAAAGATATCGCTCATGACATAGAGCATGACATAAATTATCTTGGTATGAAAAAAGAATTAATAAGTTACCGTTTAAATATCGTTGTTAACATAACACCCGAATTAGCGGCAACACTATTAGCGAATAATATTAACAACAGAAGCTTAAATAATGGGCGAGTGTCGTTTTATGCCAAGCAAATTCGGAACAACAACTGGAGGCTAACAGGCGAAACCATCAAACTTGCTAAAAATTATACGTTAATTGACGGTCAGCATCGCCTTGAGGCAATCATTAAGGCAGGCAAATCCGCAGAAATGGAAATAGCTTTTGGAATCGATAATGATACTTTTAATGTAATTGACACAGGACGCACGAGAAACGGAGCGGATGTTATAAGTATACTAAAAGTAAAAAATGCCGCAAAAGTAGCAAGCGTATTACGAACTTTAATAGCTTACCAGAGAGGCGTTTTGATAGGTACAAGAGGTGGTCGGACGAATCTTGCTCAATACAGCAGCAAACAGAGTTTGGGAGAAAAATATATTATTACTAATGCAGATATTGAACAGGCGTATTACGATAATCCTGGTGTCGAAGATTATATCGGCAAGAGTAATAAAAACCTTGGATTTGAAACAGCTTACTCTTTTATATTTTATGTTTTATCAACATCTAGATATAAAGAAAAAGCAAAAGAATTTATTGAATATATCAATAGCGGTGAATTAAAAAAAGGCGATCGTTTTTACAGGGACGACATGATGCTCAATTTAAGGGAATTCTTAATTTCTAAGAATTTAAATAAAGGCGGTAAGTTAGACAAATTATCTTCTAGGGAAATAATTGGATATTGTTTTAAAGCTTTCAATTATTATGTAAATGACAGAGTGGTCAAAAAGGTCAGATACTCATTATCAGAAGGAATACCCCAAATATGATTAAGAAAATCAACATTAACGATTTGGTTAAAGACAGAAGATTTCAGAACCGTGAGAAGCTGGATTACGAAACGGTTGAAGAATATGCTGAATTAATGCGTCAGGGAGTAAAATTCCCACCTCTGACTGTTGTTTTTGATTCTACAAATTATTATATAACAGACGGTTATCATCGTTATTTTGCTCATATCAAAGCGTTAATTTCTGAAGTCGAATGTGAGATAATCGAAGGCACAGAGCGGGACGCTATTCTTCTTGCATGTTCAGCTAACTCAGTTCACGGACTGAAACGCACTAATGCAGACAAAAGGAAAGCGGTTTTGACTTTGCTGAATGATGATGAGTGGAAGGAATATTCAGATGTTAAAATAGCTGAGTTATGTAATGTGCATCAAACTTTCGTTTTAAAAATTCGGCACGAGTTAAAAGAACTCACTTATGATATAATAAGTGACAATTCAAAACCAGCTGTTAAAACCTACATTAATAAGCACGGTCAGACTGCTCAAATGAATGTATCGAATATCGGCAAGAAAAGAGCAGAGCCGAAAGAAGAAACCGAAGATGAAGATTTCAATGACTATGTTTCAAAAAATGATTACAGCAAAGCAGAAACAAGCTCAAATCAAAATTGGAACGGCGGACATTCTGAAGAAACTTTGCAAACGGATTTTACAGAACGTGAAAAAGACAAAGACCTAGAAGATTTAAAAAACGATTTGCTTAACTTGCTCAACGCTTACAAGTCTGTATCACCAAGATGTGAGCAGATAGTTAAAGTTTTAAGAACATTTATTTTAAGACTGGGGTAAATTATGAAACAAAATATATCAGATTTCGGTATCGGGACAGCTCCAAGAGCTTTGTTTGAATTCTTAGAAAAATGGGCGAACAGAAATTGGGAGGGAATGTCAAAGATTACTCAAATCACCTGGCGAAAGAATGAACCGCATCCTATTGATTGGATTCAAAAATGGTACAGTCAGAA
It includes:
- a CDS encoding tyrosine-type recombinase/integrase; this translates as MSRRKSDTDIIPHPLFRYAYLKKRGNSIYMHVHFKGKEVRRSTGLIWHLNNRQRALRMLEILHDKIVLGSVKSILIGDLFEDFLNLKSKSVTLSTVKKYKQSFSHWLDYDLTTDDPDRLKKHLIEQISKSKLHVNTINKSLQLLSVFFNYLVSNNFIDKNPVNSSLMPKSVQLTPTQFTDVEIDALLNHFEQGSEMHSIIKLIALTGLRIQEVINLKREDLHKDYLQVHGKGGYLRQIPVLEGSELALLVKHLKSKPKPIKYQITDYPHTKLVKACRALKLKARGFHSIRKYFENKLIDSGINIKVAAQILGHTTQVQSKNYITKLKLSELKKELEKL
- a CDS encoding ParB N-terminal domain-containing protein, translating into MNQTQTIKLDELEISKKFQSRAAISQDVIDEYAYALRLGTELPPMTVFLDSAKYYLVDGYHRYYAHKKAGNTAAVCEVHYGTERDAILYAAGANAKHGLNRTNEDKRKAVMTLLNDTDWAQWSNYKIATHCSVSEGYVRLLRDAIIGDTSYIRSMKSETGEDIQSDTTYIRSMRSEDQEEKEDINSLGLRRFTHSEASKNLTAFASGWQDPDDGPEPRKRVYIHPKTGRQTMMDVSNIGKKKKKEKKPYEVGHEGYEPQEIVRSVPVLVPNRIEQEDEDPEPISHKNPYLAYSYNTYDNVRILNIKKEVPPIDYAKAANMQFSEHDHYRILHDMTRKELEIFSFDPESEFSEVTEVPGKFRLSPATMKKIEELGFNYDEYIKACVPPSRFDKILIVFKETAPSYRHKPDNDAEILKPYFIKEVLPDCNLDDEYRDQLVGTKYFNSTVFLNHIAALETPTKIERCIAEIRHGGVRHIWEFHHMPSTFDAIDRDDPDGYRLGDMNYKKDKEVERFLREMLARFDFIRERTRNARIHQILNLFETHLELIIP
- a CDS encoding helix-turn-helix domain-containing protein → MLTKKQAADKLGVSTRTIERYEANGIIRPVKLLLRSNGNYTKRYKEKELLKILEGN
- a CDS encoding ParB-like nuclease domain-containing protein; the encoded protein is MIKKININDLVKDRRFQNREKLDYETVEEYAELMRQGVKFPPLTVVFDSTNYYITDGYHRYFAHIKALISEVECEIIEGTERDAILLACSANSVHGLKRTNADKRKAVLTLLNDDEWKEYSDVKIAELCNVHQTFVLKIRHELKELTYDIISDNSKPAVKTYINKHGQTAQMNVSNIGKKRAEPKEETEDEDFNDYVSKNDYSKAETSSNQNWNGGHSEETLQTDFTEREKDKDLEDLKNDLLNLLNAYKSVSPRCEQIVKVLRTFILRLG